The DNA window AGGAGCAAAAgtcttatatattttaaaaaactttcatCTTTCAGGACGCACAGTGTGCAGAATCTCCCGAGCTCCTGAAGGCGACACAATGTCCTATTGCGAGATCGGGCAGAAGTTTTTGCTTTGCCAGTTTGGTTGGGGATGTTTTGGAAAGGGGATGCTCACTGACTCTTTTAGATCAAGTCAACTGCCTTGCCGATCCGAATTGCCACTTGTGCGATCCTTTGGAACAGCCCCATTGCAATGATCAAATTGTAAGGGTAGATGATGGACCAACCACTCAAGATCCGACGGAATCTACAAGTTCATCAACGGAGTCCACGCCTAGTTCAACAATCACAACTGAATCATCTTCAAGTTCTACAACCAGTACATCAACAAGCTCTACAACCAGTACATCAACAAGTTCTTCAACAAGTTCAACAACAAGTTCTTCCACAACAAGTTCTTCAACAAGTTCAACAACAAGCTCTTCAACAAATTCACCAGAAACTACACAATCCACCACAGAACCTTCGACTACTGAAGAGGTTCCAACCACAACCGGCAAACCCAATTCGGCGTTCGGTTTGAACGCTTCCGTATTCCTGATCTTTGCTCAATTGGCAGTTTGTTTTTACAACCCACTTAAATAGGCAAAGTGGCGGCGCTTAGCCAAAATTCCCACGGACTTCTCCAatctatataatattttatcaaCAAAATTTTTATGATGAGaccataaattattttttgcgaTCAAATGTAatctttttggttttatgcTGGGTTGG is part of the Drosophila yakuba strain Tai18E2 chromosome 2R, Prin_Dyak_Tai18E2_2.1, whole genome shotgun sequence genome and encodes:
- the LOC6530558 gene encoding cell wall integrity and stress response component 1, which gives rise to MLNLPSTMSNLIFTELLLAIVLTSSYVLASEKCIFCRDINCQRSTYDAEEQCSEKLDSCVSVFKAGVVQAQGCLESLEDDWRDTCQDKDIGHEIDCEICVTERCNNVASKRANCLQCNNTEDAQCAESPELLKATQCPIARSGRSFCFASLVGDVLERGCSLTLLDQVNCLADPNCHLCDPLEQPHCNDQIVRVDDGPTTQDPTESTSSSTESTPSSTITTESSSSSTTSTSTSSTTSTSTSSSTSSTTSSSTTSSSTSSTTSSSTNSPETTQSTTEPSTTEEVPTTTGKPNSAFGLNASVFLIFAQLAVCFYNPLK